The Neospora caninum Liverpool complete genome, chromosome X genome includes a region encoding these proteins:
- a CDS encoding YALI0F16874p, related — MSDYAEDDIQFEYESDGEQYGDDGEDEESILMENAFYEAQDIRHTNPRAALRLYQSVVEKEEAQSATSTWRFRALLNVVLIHAELREFDSAASAYARLLPLMRHVTRNETSDAINAVLEALSADLVEASPSSGFGRVDREGRTETGGRDGERNARGGDSPGARGDCGGGAASLHTRTMATLETIFKLTLDALQEHRVKRLWFRTCSRIIRLYIHQGEYTKATTLLADVRREARLPPLDVSDLASLSASKGSLFPSSPSCSVSPSSSSFASAGAADGEEMPSGQILEFYALESAICMHQKNFQRLRRLATEASKFLSAGIADPKNVAVVREITGKIHMAEKRWTLSLIDFSEAFRQYQEVGRAKKAKRMLQLLVLASLLTLSDINPFDTREAKALQEDPSVASMHALREAFEADDVGRVLELLTEPQYGLATDAYISLFVEDLLGNIRVHALPSILARHTCVSLQTLREELHAQTAKEVRSTIARALAEGRISGEIDEVRQMLVVRKRESRGCTDASPFNDACSKTASQTSDQRGLSEAGREGSDQKAKRQEEKAVHEWIDSLSALTRQLNQLPYR, encoded by the exons ATGTCGGACTACGCCGAGGACGATATTCAGTTCGAATatgagagcgacggcgaacaGTACGGAGACGatggagaagatgaagaatcAATCCTCATGGAGAATGCCTTCTACGAGGCTCAGGACATACGCCACACGAATCCTCGAGCT GCGCTGAGGCTGTATCAGTCCGTTgtcgagaaggaggaagcacAGTCAGCGACGAGTACGTGGCGATTCCGGGCTCTCCTCAATGTAGTCCTCATCCACGCAGAGCTCC GGGAGTTCGACAGTGCAGCCTCGGCGTACGcccgcctccttcctctcatGCGGCATGTGACGCGAAACGAAACTTCTGATGCCATCAACGCCGTCCTCGAGGCATTGAGCGCAGATCTCGTTGAagcttcgccgtcgtctggTTTCGGGCGTGtggacagagaaggacggacggagacaggcggaagggacggagagaggaacgcccgaggcggagacTCGCCAGGGGCGCGTGGCGactgcggaggcggcgccgcttctcttcacACCAGAACCATGGCGACTCTCGAGACAATCTTCAAACTGACGCTCGACGCTTTGCAAGAGCATCGCGTTAAG CGTCTTTGGTTCCGCACATGCAGCCGCATCATTcggctgtacatacaccaggGCGAGTACACAAAG GCCACAACTCTCCTCGCTGACGTTCGCCGTGAAGCACGTTTGCCGCCTCTCGACGTCTCTGACTTGGCAAGTCTCTCCGCATCAAAGGGTTcactcttcccttcctctccgtcctgctccgtctctccctcctcctcgtcgtttGCATCGGCTGGGGctgcagacggcgaggagatgCCGAGTGGCCAGATTCTGGAGTTTTACGCCCTGGAGAGCgccatctgcatgcaccagaAGAATTTTCagcggctgcgtcgcctcgcgacggaggcgagcaAGTTCCTTTCTGCGGGCATTGCGGATCCGAAGAATGTCGCCGTTGTGCGCGAGATCACCGGAAAGATCCACATGGCCGAGAAGAGGTGGACCCTCTCGCTGATCGACTTCTCAGAGGCGTTTCGCCAGTACCAGGAAGTCGGCAGAGCCAA gaaagcgaagcgaaTGCTTCAGTTGCTGGTTCTGGCGAGCCTCCTCACTCTTTCCGATATCAACCCTTTCGACACTCGAGAAGCAAAGGCGCTGCAG GAGGATCCTAGCGTCgcgtcgatgcatgcgctgagGGAGGCGTTTGAAGCAGACGACGTGGGGCGCGTCCTCGAG CTCCTGACCGAGCCTCAATATGGGCTAGCGACCGATGCGTACATCTCCCTCTTTGTCGAGGACCTACTCGGCAACATTCG cGTGCACGCACTGCCGTCCATTCTGGCCAGGCAcacgtgcgtctctcttcaaaCCCTGCGAGAAGAGCTGCACGCACAAACCGCCAAAGAAGTCCGAAGCACCATTGCACGG GCTCTCGCGGAGGGGCGAATCTCCGGGGAAATCGACGAGGTCCGACAAATGCTCGTT GTGCGCAAGCGAGAGTCTCGAGGCTGCAcagacgcgtcgcctttcAACGACGCGTGCTCAAAGACAGCCTCTCAGACGAGCGATCAACGTGGGCTTTCCGAGGCAGGCCGAGAGGGAAGTGaccagaaagcgaagagacaagaagaaaaggccgtTCACGAATGGATTGACTCCCTTAGCGCTTTGACGCGCCAGCTCAACCAACTTCCGTATCGCTGA